One Heyndrickxia oleronia genomic window, CTTCCTTCACCTGTAAAACCTTTGTACCTTTATTTTTCTCGTTGGTTGTATGTGCAATACCTATCCATGTTTTCCAATATTTTGAGCGATTATCAATTCCAGTTTCATAAACACTCTTTAGATTTTCTAAAAATTGAGCTGTTCCAAACAACATATTTTCCTTTGTAGCTGGGTTCATTTGACTAATAAAAGAAGCCTGATATTCAATACTTACCTGAATCCCATTTTCAACTTCTCTTAAAGAAGTAATAGTCGTAAAATCCCCATCAAGGCTCTGAAGTACAAAGCGTTTCATTGGATCTATTTCTGTAAATACCCCTTCACATGTTGCCCCCCAGCCATGTTCCATATAGCCTCTTCCACCTATTCGAAATTCAATCTCAGCATTTTTGGTATACCAACGGTTTAAATGCTCAGACTTTGTCAACGCATCCCAAACTTGCTCTAAAGGGGCATGAACAACAATTTCTCTCACTACAGATTCCTCAGTCATCTTCATCTCGAAACTCTCCTTTTTCCACATAATTTTTTAAACTTATGAGCTGTTCATCAAGTAGTTCCCCAATATAATGAAGCATTTCTTGGTAAGCCGTTTGGAGTATGCTGAGATTTAATGAATAGATACGATATTTCCCATTCAACCTTTCTGAGATCATTCTTTCCTCCAATAAAATAGTCAAATGCTTCTTAATCGCAGGCTGAGAGATATCAAATGCATCGACTATCTCCTTTTGAGTTTTATTTCCTTGTTTTAGCATACTTAATATACGCCTTCGTGTTGAATCACCTAAAGCTCGATAAATATCTGGCACCTATCATACCCTCACCCTCATCATATAACCATTAGGTTATATGTAGTATAAAAATAAAAGGAATAATTGTCAATATTTTTCTGAAAAGTTAAATATATTTTATAACCAAACCGCCCCTCTCGAAAATGTTCTCCTTTCTGTTTCAACAGTTAGGTTTCATCCTGTTGTTATAATCATAAAATATTAATGGATGTAAATGTAATACACTGATATTTATTTTTAGAAAATTATAATTATTTAATCATCAATTGTGTTATTATAATTTAAAGGAGGTTGAGTCATCAATGTGGTGGTTATATGTATTATTGGGAATACTAATTGTACTTCCAATAGTTTTCTTTTCTAATAGTTCTAATACTAAAAAGAGAATGGACAAAGACCTTGAAAAAAACCCTTATGACCAAAGAAATAACCTACCTCCACCAGGGGCAGGACCGTTTTAAACTAGAAGATAACTAAAAATTGTTTTCGTATTTGTTCTTTTATATAGGCACGACTATCGGCTTTTACGCCTAATAAAGGTAGTTTCATGAAGTTTGCAGCTCTTTTTTCAGAGAAAGGTACAGAGATGACGATTCTATCTATTTTTAATCAAATTTTGATGCACACAGTTTTTATTAAATAATTGAACCCGTTTTGATTGCATAAAACTTTTCAGGATTATATGGGGTGTCACACTCAACCAAGCCTCCTGTCCACTACGGATAAGAGGCTTGGTTTTTAGGTCAATTCTAACATTTATACATTTTTACCGATAAATCTATTTT contains:
- a CDS encoding SRPBCC domain-containing protein, giving the protein MKMTEESVVREIVVHAPLEQVWDALTKSEHLNRWYTKNAEIEFRIGGRGYMEHGWGATCEGVFTEIDPMKRFVLQSLDGDFTTITSLREVENGIQVSIEYQASFISQMNPATKENMLFGTAQFLENLKSVYETGIDNRSKYWKTWIGIAHTTNEKNKGTKVLQVKEGSVAAAAGIKPDDIIIEMDGNEIEGYDSFERTLNQSTVDCVVAMTIVRQSEQLQINCLVDRYPVPY
- a CDS encoding metalloregulator ArsR/SmtB family transcription factor, giving the protein MPDIYRALGDSTRRRILSMLKQGNKTQKEIVDAFDISQPAIKKHLTILLEERMISERLNGKYRIYSLNLSILQTAYQEMLHYIGELLDEQLISLKNYVEKGEFRDEDD